A genomic stretch from Falco biarmicus isolate bFalBia1 chromosome 17, bFalBia1.pri, whole genome shotgun sequence includes:
- the LOC130160302 gene encoding feather keratin Cos1-1/Cos1-3/Cos2-1-like translates to MSCYSPCMPCRPCGPTPLANSCNEPCVRQCQNSTVVIEPPAVVVTLPGPILSSFPQNTVVGSSTSAAVGSILSCEGVPINSGGFDLSCITSRYCGRRCPPC, encoded by the coding sequence ATGTCCTGCTACAGCCCGTGCATGCCCTGCCGGCCCTGCGGCCCGACTCCGCTGGCcaacagctgcaacgagccctgtgTCAGGCAGTGCCAGAACTCCACCGTCGTCATCGAGCcccctgctgtggtggtgaccctgcccggccccatcctcagctccttcccgcagAACACCGTTGTGGGCTCCTCCACCTCCGCTGCCgttggcagcatcctcagctgtGAGGGAGTGCCCATCAACTCCGGGGGCTTTGACCTCTCCTGCATCACCAGCCGCTACTGTGGCAGAAGGTGTCCCCCATGCtaa